In Ipomoea triloba cultivar NCNSP0323 chromosome 15, ASM357664v1, one genomic interval encodes:
- the LOC116007415 gene encoding serine/threonine-protein kinase prp4-like, with translation MIRNNDTMYKAGMEELVILKKLVGADPEDRRHCVRFLSSFKYRNHLCLVFESLHMNLREVLKKFGRNIGLKLTAVRTYAKQLFISLKHLKNCGVLHSDIKPDNMLVNEAKNVLKLCDFGNAMFVGKNEITPYLVSRFYRAPEIILGLPYDHPIDMWSVGCCLC, from the exons ATGATACGTAATAATGACACAAT GTATAAAGCAGGTATGGAAGAGTTGGTGATATTGAAGAAGTTGGTTGGTGCAGATCCTGAAGACCGGCGCCACTGTGTTCGTTTTCTTTCTAGCTTCAAGTACCGGAATCATCTGTGCTTGGTTTTTGAGTCTCTTCATATGAATCTACGTGAGGTTTTAAAGAAGTTTGGCCGTAATATTGGACTAAAACTTACTGCTGTGAGGACATATGCAAAACAACTATTCATTTCTTTGAAACATTTAAAGAACTGTGGTGTTCTTCACTCTGATATTAAACCAGATAACATGCTG GTGAATGAAGCAAAAAATGTGTTGAAGCTTTGTGATTTTGGCAATGCCATGTTTGTGGGGAAGAATGAGATCACTCCATACCTTGTGAGCCGTTTTTATCGTGCTCCAGAGATAA TTTTGGGCTTGCCCTATGACCATCCAATTGATATGTGGTCAGTTGGTTGTTGTTTATGCTGA